In Acidobacteriota bacterium, the DNA window AAGCACGCCCAGCCAAGACGCGAGTACCTAGAGAAGAGCTGGCGGCTTAGTCTCAATGGCGACGCGGGGGCAGGTTCGCCTCAATAAGGTCTGGAAGATGCTGAGGAAGTGTGCCCCCGGCTACAAGCGGGAAGAGCGCGACCATAACTGGGTCATCCGCTGGAATGGAAAGACCTATTATCGGTTTCCGCAAGGGAAGCACGGCAGAACAAACCCCGAGATTGAGCTAGGGCATGTCAAAAGCTTGGTCCGGCTCTTCGGTATCCAAGACTGCGCCAAGCGAGAGTTGCAGCAGCTCGCCTAGCTTGCCGCCAGCAGGTCCGCCATCTTCCAAGGCTTCGATACAACCCCCGCCTTCATCGCCGGAGTCATCCGGATCGAGCGGTGGAACTTGATGAAGTTGTGCGCCGCGAAGTGAAGCGCGAAGGCAGCCCGCAGGTTTTCCCACTTCTTGGAGAAAGCGCAGGTCAACCGGGTCATCCGCTTCATGTGGGTCCGGATGGTGAGGTTGTTCCGCTCCACGTGGCTGGTGCAGATCCGGTCCTCATCGGGCGCGCCGTGAATGGAGCGCTTCTCGATCCCTATTATCGACGCCGGGCTGTACCGGCGCTGGTCTTCCTTGGTGGTGGAGCCGTACTGCTTGATGATCTGTCCGTAGTCGGCGCGGGAGCCGAGGTTGAAGTCAACCGCGTTGGGGTAGCTCTCCAGCCCGTCCGTTGAAAGCTGGAAGCGGCCGGCGGTGGACTTGGCTACCTTCTCCATGAAGACGTCGGCGTGAGCCGCTGTGCGCTGACCCAGGTGGTGAGCCAGAACTAGCTTGCTCTCGCGGTCAACGGCAGTCCAGCACCAGGAATCGCCAATCGTCGGGTCCTGGATCTGCTTCTGAGTCTTGGTCTTCTGCTTCATGCCGACGAAGCCCCAGATCTCGTCCGCCTGCACATCCTCGACCTCGACATCTACCACCAGTCGATCCAGTAGCTCGGCGCAGCGGTCGCCAACGGTCCGCAGCAGCCGGCAGACGGTGTCACGGTGGGTGCCGGTGATCCGCTCGATAGCGCGGATGCTGGAGCCCTCGACCAACAGATTCAGAACCAGGATGGCCCGCTCCATCGGGATGCGATGGTTTCCCAAGGGACGGGCGGGACGCTGCGCGAAGGTTGAACCGCACTGCTTGCAGCGGTAGCGCTGGTGTCCGTTCTCGTCCTTGCCCCACTTGATGGACGCACCGCGGCAGGTGCAGAGTGGGTTGGGGTTGTTGGTGGCGCTCATCTGTGTTGCCCTCGACTTTCTAGATTGTAGTCCCAATGGGCATACAAAATCAAGGGGTAGCGGTTGAAAATGTTGCCCCTATGGGGCTACAATCTGGGCATGGCAAAAGCGACCCAAGAGAAGAGGAACCACAGCGCGTCCATGAGGGTGCGCCTACTCCCCGAACACGATGAGCTGATTCGAGAGGCAGCCGAGCATGCCGGCGTCAGCCTCTCGGACTGGCTGCGACTGGTACTGCTGAGAGCAGCTCGGGACGAGCTGGGGAAGGGATAGCCGGAGGGCGCGGGATCGGACCGCCACCCACCGGCGGGCCGATATCAGGGAACGCGCCAGCAGCGGCGCCCATCGGCGCCAACGCTGCACGCGCTCCCGTTCACCTCCTGGAGACATCGAAACCTCCTCCGTCTAGATCTAGACGCAGGGGTCCCTACTCGCTAGGATTAGAGTCTCCGTACCATTAGGAGGCCCGGCCCTGCGCCGGTCATCGCCGTCTCGGGATCACTACTCCCTGGGCGGCGATTTCATTTTCAGTAGCCTGGGCGACTAGAGGAAGGGAGGGACGGAGAATTCTCCGTTGCATCCGGGGGAAGGGCTATGTTCTGCCGTTTCCCCCGGGGGACACGGGGAGCCGGCCTGCTTCCCCCTGTTCATTCGTCCAGGAACAAGAGCAGATCTCGATAGCTGGAGGTGGCTAGTTTCTTCGCTGAGCGGAGTCCATCTCTTGCACGCTGCCT includes these proteins:
- a CDS encoding IS1 family transposase, with the protein product MSATNNPNPLCTCRGASIKWGKDENGHQRYRCKQCGSTFAQRPARPLGNHRIPMERAILVLNLLVEGSSIRAIERITGTHRDTVCRLLRTVGDRCAELLDRLVVDVEVEDVQADEIWGFVGMKQKTKTQKQIQDPTIGDSWCWTAVDRESKLVLAHHLGQRTAAHADVFMEKVAKSTAGRFQLSTDGLESYPNAVDFNLGSRADYGQIIKQYGSTTKEDQRRYSPASIIGIEKRSIHGAPDEDRICTSHVERNNLTIRTHMKRMTRLTCAFSKKWENLRAAFALHFAAHNFIKFHRSIRMTPAMKAGVVSKPWKMADLLAAS